From the Spiribacter sp. 2438 genome, one window contains:
- the nagZ gene encoding beta-N-acetylhexosaminidase, whose product MTLGPLMLGIEGLTLLGEEQERLQRPEVGGVLLFSRNYQTSRQLQALTAEIKGLRRPPLLIAVDQEGGPVQRFREGFTPLPSARQLVGAHREAPALGLKAAESAGWLMAAELRAHGIDFSFAPVLDVDRGLSRVIGERAFGGDPEVIARMALAWQRGARQAGMICVGKHFPGHGGTAPDSHHEAAIDGRAVADLIHADLLPFRRLMDNGLAAIMMSHVIYPSLDSQPAGFSTRWIQYLRRELGFQGAVFTDDLGMAAAESAGALPQRVEAALQAGCDMAVLGNAGRGADAVLGRQPSTPAEGALRRARLHARGQAPDIEDLQAQPAYQAARTLLAGL is encoded by the coding sequence ATGACACTGGGGCCGCTGATGCTGGGAATCGAGGGGCTCACGCTCCTTGGCGAGGAGCAGGAGCGGCTTCAACGCCCTGAAGTCGGTGGCGTCCTCCTGTTTTCGAGAAATTACCAAACCTCCCGGCAGCTGCAGGCACTGACCGCGGAAATCAAGGGACTGCGACGGCCCCCGCTGCTGATTGCCGTGGATCAGGAGGGTGGCCCGGTGCAGCGCTTTCGGGAGGGATTCACTCCATTGCCGTCGGCCCGCCAGCTGGTCGGCGCGCACCGGGAGGCCCCGGCTTTGGGGCTCAAAGCCGCGGAATCGGCCGGCTGGCTCATGGCTGCCGAGCTGCGGGCCCACGGCATCGATTTCAGCTTCGCCCCGGTACTTGATGTAGACCGGGGCCTCAGTCGTGTCATCGGTGAGCGGGCTTTTGGTGGAGACCCCGAGGTCATCGCTCGAATGGCTCTGGCGTGGCAACGGGGCGCGCGACAGGCCGGCATGATTTGCGTCGGCAAGCATTTCCCCGGACATGGCGGTACAGCGCCGGACTCCCATCACGAGGCCGCCATTGATGGCCGGGCGGTCGCCGATCTGATCCATGCCGATCTGCTGCCCTTTCGCCGGCTGATGGACAACGGGTTGGCCGCGATCATGATGTCTCATGTGATTTATCCCTCCCTGGATTCGCAACCGGCGGGATTCTCGACGCGCTGGATTCAATACCTGCGCCGCGAGCTCGGCTTTCAGGGGGCAGTGTTCACTGATGACCTGGGGATGGCCGCAGCGGAGTCAGCCGGCGCGCTGCCACAGCGGGTGGAAGCCGCGCTGCAGGCCGGATGCGACATGGCGGTACTGGGCAACGCCGGACGCGGCGCCGACGCCGTGCTGGGCCGCCAGCCGTCGACCCCCGCCGAGGGCGCCCTGCGTCGGGCAAGACTGCACGCAAGGGGACAAGCGCCGGACATCGAGGATCTTCAGGCCCAACCAGCTTATCAGGCCGCACGGACCCTTCTGGCTGGACTCTGA
- a CDS encoding L,D-transpeptidase encodes MDWLHVSIPYQTLTLHHGKRASASWPVSTGLAGAGERNGTGQTPRGWHRIRLRIGDGLPAGSVFRGRRPTGEIYDASLAAAWPGRDWILSRILWLTGTESGHNRGGTVDTLRRFIYIHGTADETNIGRPVSAGCIRMRNPDVITLFGHCFAGMPVLIEAEA; translated from the coding sequence ATGGACTGGCTGCATGTTTCCATCCCTTATCAGACCCTGACGCTGCATCATGGTAAACGGGCCAGCGCGTCCTGGCCGGTGTCCACCGGGCTGGCAGGCGCCGGGGAACGGAACGGCACGGGTCAGACACCCCGGGGCTGGCACCGCATTCGCCTGCGCATCGGCGATGGGCTTCCCGCGGGCAGCGTTTTCCGTGGCCGCCGGCCCACCGGCGAGATTTACGATGCCTCGCTGGCCGCGGCCTGGCCAGGCCGGGACTGGATCCTCAGCCGGATTCTCTGGCTCACCGGCACCGAGTCCGGCCATAATCGGGGCGGAACGGTGGATACACTGCGCCGGTTCATCTACATCCACGGCACGGCGGATGAGACCAACATCGGCCGCCCGGTCTCCGCGGGATGCATCCGGATGCGCAACCCGGACGTGATCACACTCTTCGGCCATTGTTTTGCCGGCATGCCCGTTCTGATCGAGGCCGAGGCATGA